In Eretmochelys imbricata isolate rEreImb1 chromosome 4, rEreImb1.hap1, whole genome shotgun sequence, a single window of DNA contains:
- the USP46 gene encoding ubiquitin carboxyl-terminal hydrolase 46 isoform X1, whose product MPKINRLRTHFNTLCCCSLCFPPLFSGSARTVTCSCQLPSMWCPSMPFAGDVTPTIHQHWRMEPAYRGTNASALEKDIGPEQFPINEHYFGLVNFGNTCYCNSVLQALYFCRPFRENVLAYKAQQKKKENLLTCLADLFHSIATQKKKVGVIPPKKFISRLRKENDLFDNYMQQDAHEFLNYLLNTIADILQEEKKQEKQNGKLKNGIMNEAEENNKQELTWVHEIFQGTLTNETRCLNCETVSSKDEDFLDLSVDVEQNTSITHCLRDFSNTETLCSEQKYYCETCCSKQEAQKRMRVKKLPMILALHLKRFKYMEQLHRYTKLSYRVVFPLELRLFNTSSDAVNLDRMYDLVAVVVHCGSGPNRGHYITIVKSHGFWLLFDDDIVEKIDAQAIEEFYGLTSDISKNSESGYILFYQSRE is encoded by the exons ATGCCCAAAATAAATAGGCTAAGAACACATTTCAACACCCTTTGTTGTTGTAGTTTATGTTTTCCCCCCTTGTTTTCAGGTTCTGCAAGAACAGTTACATGCAGTTGCCAGCTTCCTTCCATGTGGTGCCCCAGCATGCCCTTTGCTGGTGATGTCACACCCACCATTCATCAGCACTGGAGAATGGAGCCTGCCTATAGg GGCACCAATGCCTCTGCTCTGGAAAAAGACATTGGTCCAGAGCAGTTTCCAATCAATGAACACTACTTTGGGTTGGTCAAT TTTGGGAACACCTGCTACTGTAACTCTGTGCTGCAGGCATTGTATTTTTGCCGGCCATTTCGGGAGAATGTGTTGGCATACAAGGCCcagcagaaaaagaaggaaaacctCTTGACATGCCTGGCAGACCTTTTCCACAGTATTGCTACTCAGAAGAAAAAAGTTGGAGTGATTCCACCAAAGAAGTTCATTTCAAGGTTACGAAAGGAGAACG ATCTCTTTGACAACTACATGCAGCAAGATGCACATGaatttttaaattacttgctAAACACCATTGCAGACATCCTGCAGGAGGAGAAGAAGCAGGAAAAGCAAAATGGGAAACTAAAAAATGGCATCATGAATGAAGCTGAAGAGAACAATAAACAAGAACTCACCTGGGTGCATGAGATTTTTCAGGGAACACTGACTAACGAAACTAGATGTTTGAACTGTGAAACC GTTAGTAGCAAAGATGAGGATTTTCTTGACCTCTCTGTTGACGTGGAGCAGAACACATCTATTACGCACTGTCTAAG agacTTCAGCAACACAGAAACATTATGTAGTGAACAGAAATACTACTGTGAAACTTGCTGCAGTAAACAAGAGGCACAGAAAAG GATGAGAGTAAAAAAGCTGCCAATGATCCTTGCATTGCACCTCAAGAGATTCAAGTACATGGAGCAGTTACACAGGTACACCAAACTCTCTTACCGTGTGGTGTTTCCTCTGGAGCTGCGTCTCTTCAACACATCCAGCGACGCTGTCAACTTGGATCGCATGTATGACTTGGTGGCTGTTGTCGTTCACTGTGGCAG TGGACCTAATCGTGGGCATTATATTACCATTGTGAAAAGTCACGGATTTTGGCTTTTGTTTGATGATGACATTGTAGAG AAAATAGATGCTCAAGCTATTGAAGAATTCTATGGTCTGACCTCTGATATATCAAAAAATTCAGAATCTGGTTATATTTTATTCTATCAGTCAAGAGAGTGA
- the USP46 gene encoding ubiquitin carboxyl-terminal hydrolase 46 isoform X4, producing the protein MLLSCGTNASALEKDIGPEQFPINEHYFGLVNFGNTCYCNSVLQALYFCRPFRENVLAYKAQQKKKENLLTCLADLFHSIATQKKKVGVIPPKKFISRLRKENDLFDNYMQQDAHEFLNYLLNTIADILQEEKKQEKQNGKLKNGIMNEAEENNKQELTWVHEIFQGTLTNETRCLNCETVSSKDEDFLDLSVDVEQNTSITHCLRDFSNTETLCSEQKYYCETCCSKQEAQKRMRVKKLPMILALHLKRFKYMEQLHRYTKLSYRVVFPLELRLFNTSSDAVNLDRMYDLVAVVVHCGSGPNRGHYITIVKSHGFWLLFDDDIVEKIDAQAIEEFYGLTSDISKNSESGYILFYQSRE; encoded by the exons ATGTTGCTGTCTTGT GGCACCAATGCCTCTGCTCTGGAAAAAGACATTGGTCCAGAGCAGTTTCCAATCAATGAACACTACTTTGGGTTGGTCAAT TTTGGGAACACCTGCTACTGTAACTCTGTGCTGCAGGCATTGTATTTTTGCCGGCCATTTCGGGAGAATGTGTTGGCATACAAGGCCcagcagaaaaagaaggaaaacctCTTGACATGCCTGGCAGACCTTTTCCACAGTATTGCTACTCAGAAGAAAAAAGTTGGAGTGATTCCACCAAAGAAGTTCATTTCAAGGTTACGAAAGGAGAACG ATCTCTTTGACAACTACATGCAGCAAGATGCACATGaatttttaaattacttgctAAACACCATTGCAGACATCCTGCAGGAGGAGAAGAAGCAGGAAAAGCAAAATGGGAAACTAAAAAATGGCATCATGAATGAAGCTGAAGAGAACAATAAACAAGAACTCACCTGGGTGCATGAGATTTTTCAGGGAACACTGACTAACGAAACTAGATGTTTGAACTGTGAAACC GTTAGTAGCAAAGATGAGGATTTTCTTGACCTCTCTGTTGACGTGGAGCAGAACACATCTATTACGCACTGTCTAAG agacTTCAGCAACACAGAAACATTATGTAGTGAACAGAAATACTACTGTGAAACTTGCTGCAGTAAACAAGAGGCACAGAAAAG GATGAGAGTAAAAAAGCTGCCAATGATCCTTGCATTGCACCTCAAGAGATTCAAGTACATGGAGCAGTTACACAGGTACACCAAACTCTCTTACCGTGTGGTGTTTCCTCTGGAGCTGCGTCTCTTCAACACATCCAGCGACGCTGTCAACTTGGATCGCATGTATGACTTGGTGGCTGTTGTCGTTCACTGTGGCAG TGGACCTAATCGTGGGCATTATATTACCATTGTGAAAAGTCACGGATTTTGGCTTTTGTTTGATGATGACATTGTAGAG AAAATAGATGCTCAAGCTATTGAAGAATTCTATGGTCTGACCTCTGATATATCAAAAAATTCAGAATCTGGTTATATTTTATTCTATCAGTCAAGAGAGTGA
- the USP46 gene encoding ubiquitin carboxyl-terminal hydrolase 46 isoform X2: MWCPSMPFAGDVTPTIHQHWRMEPAYRGTNASALEKDIGPEQFPINEHYFGLVNFGNTCYCNSVLQALYFCRPFRENVLAYKAQQKKKENLLTCLADLFHSIATQKKKVGVIPPKKFISRLRKENDLFDNYMQQDAHEFLNYLLNTIADILQEEKKQEKQNGKLKNGIMNEAEENNKQELTWVHEIFQGTLTNETRCLNCETVSSKDEDFLDLSVDVEQNTSITHCLRDFSNTETLCSEQKYYCETCCSKQEAQKRMRVKKLPMILALHLKRFKYMEQLHRYTKLSYRVVFPLELRLFNTSSDAVNLDRMYDLVAVVVHCGSGPNRGHYITIVKSHGFWLLFDDDIVEKIDAQAIEEFYGLTSDISKNSESGYILFYQSRE, translated from the exons ATGTGGTGCCCCAGCATGCCCTTTGCTGGTGATGTCACACCCACCATTCATCAGCACTGGAGAATGGAGCCTGCCTATAGg GGCACCAATGCCTCTGCTCTGGAAAAAGACATTGGTCCAGAGCAGTTTCCAATCAATGAACACTACTTTGGGTTGGTCAAT TTTGGGAACACCTGCTACTGTAACTCTGTGCTGCAGGCATTGTATTTTTGCCGGCCATTTCGGGAGAATGTGTTGGCATACAAGGCCcagcagaaaaagaaggaaaacctCTTGACATGCCTGGCAGACCTTTTCCACAGTATTGCTACTCAGAAGAAAAAAGTTGGAGTGATTCCACCAAAGAAGTTCATTTCAAGGTTACGAAAGGAGAACG ATCTCTTTGACAACTACATGCAGCAAGATGCACATGaatttttaaattacttgctAAACACCATTGCAGACATCCTGCAGGAGGAGAAGAAGCAGGAAAAGCAAAATGGGAAACTAAAAAATGGCATCATGAATGAAGCTGAAGAGAACAATAAACAAGAACTCACCTGGGTGCATGAGATTTTTCAGGGAACACTGACTAACGAAACTAGATGTTTGAACTGTGAAACC GTTAGTAGCAAAGATGAGGATTTTCTTGACCTCTCTGTTGACGTGGAGCAGAACACATCTATTACGCACTGTCTAAG agacTTCAGCAACACAGAAACATTATGTAGTGAACAGAAATACTACTGTGAAACTTGCTGCAGTAAACAAGAGGCACAGAAAAG GATGAGAGTAAAAAAGCTGCCAATGATCCTTGCATTGCACCTCAAGAGATTCAAGTACATGGAGCAGTTACACAGGTACACCAAACTCTCTTACCGTGTGGTGTTTCCTCTGGAGCTGCGTCTCTTCAACACATCCAGCGACGCTGTCAACTTGGATCGCATGTATGACTTGGTGGCTGTTGTCGTTCACTGTGGCAG TGGACCTAATCGTGGGCATTATATTACCATTGTGAAAAGTCACGGATTTTGGCTTTTGTTTGATGATGACATTGTAGAG AAAATAGATGCTCAAGCTATTGAAGAATTCTATGGTCTGACCTCTGATATATCAAAAAATTCAGAATCTGGTTATATTTTATTCTATCAGTCAAGAGAGTGA
- the USP46 gene encoding ubiquitin carboxyl-terminal hydrolase 46 isoform X6: MTVRNIASICNMGTNASALEKDIGPEQFPINEHYFGLVNFGNTCYCNSVLQALYFCRPFRENVLAYKAQQKKKENLLTCLADLFHSIATQKKKVGVIPPKKFISRLRKENDLFDNYMQQDAHEFLNYLLNTIADILQEEKKQEKQNGKLKNGIMNEAEENNKQELTWVHEIFQGTLTNETRCLNCETVSSKDEDFLDLSVDVEQNTSITHCLRDFSNTETLCSEQKYYCETCCSKQEAQKRMRVKKLPMILALHLKRFKYMEQLHRYTKLSYRVVFPLELRLFNTSSDAVNLDRMYDLVAVVVHCGRK; the protein is encoded by the exons ATGACTGTCAGAAACATCGCCTCCATCTGTAATATG GGCACCAATGCCTCTGCTCTGGAAAAAGACATTGGTCCAGAGCAGTTTCCAATCAATGAACACTACTTTGGGTTGGTCAAT TTTGGGAACACCTGCTACTGTAACTCTGTGCTGCAGGCATTGTATTTTTGCCGGCCATTTCGGGAGAATGTGTTGGCATACAAGGCCcagcagaaaaagaaggaaaacctCTTGACATGCCTGGCAGACCTTTTCCACAGTATTGCTACTCAGAAGAAAAAAGTTGGAGTGATTCCACCAAAGAAGTTCATTTCAAGGTTACGAAAGGAGAACG ATCTCTTTGACAACTACATGCAGCAAGATGCACATGaatttttaaattacttgctAAACACCATTGCAGACATCCTGCAGGAGGAGAAGAAGCAGGAAAAGCAAAATGGGAAACTAAAAAATGGCATCATGAATGAAGCTGAAGAGAACAATAAACAAGAACTCACCTGGGTGCATGAGATTTTTCAGGGAACACTGACTAACGAAACTAGATGTTTGAACTGTGAAACC GTTAGTAGCAAAGATGAGGATTTTCTTGACCTCTCTGTTGACGTGGAGCAGAACACATCTATTACGCACTGTCTAAG agacTTCAGCAACACAGAAACATTATGTAGTGAACAGAAATACTACTGTGAAACTTGCTGCAGTAAACAAGAGGCACAGAAAAG GATGAGAGTAAAAAAGCTGCCAATGATCCTTGCATTGCACCTCAAGAGATTCAAGTACATGGAGCAGTTACACAGGTACACCAAACTCTCTTACCGTGTGGTGTTTCCTCTGGAGCTGCGTCTCTTCAACACATCCAGCGACGCTGTCAACTTGGATCGCATGTATGACTTGGTGGCTGTTGTCGTTCACTGTGGCAG AAAATAG
- the USP46 gene encoding ubiquitin carboxyl-terminal hydrolase 46 isoform X3, with amino-acid sequence MTVRNIASICNMGTNASALEKDIGPEQFPINEHYFGLVNFGNTCYCNSVLQALYFCRPFRENVLAYKAQQKKKENLLTCLADLFHSIATQKKKVGVIPPKKFISRLRKENDLFDNYMQQDAHEFLNYLLNTIADILQEEKKQEKQNGKLKNGIMNEAEENNKQELTWVHEIFQGTLTNETRCLNCETVSSKDEDFLDLSVDVEQNTSITHCLRDFSNTETLCSEQKYYCETCCSKQEAQKRMRVKKLPMILALHLKRFKYMEQLHRYTKLSYRVVFPLELRLFNTSSDAVNLDRMYDLVAVVVHCGSGPNRGHYITIVKSHGFWLLFDDDIVEKIDAQAIEEFYGLTSDISKNSESGYILFYQSRE; translated from the exons ATGACTGTCAGAAACATCGCCTCCATCTGTAATATG GGCACCAATGCCTCTGCTCTGGAAAAAGACATTGGTCCAGAGCAGTTTCCAATCAATGAACACTACTTTGGGTTGGTCAAT TTTGGGAACACCTGCTACTGTAACTCTGTGCTGCAGGCATTGTATTTTTGCCGGCCATTTCGGGAGAATGTGTTGGCATACAAGGCCcagcagaaaaagaaggaaaacctCTTGACATGCCTGGCAGACCTTTTCCACAGTATTGCTACTCAGAAGAAAAAAGTTGGAGTGATTCCACCAAAGAAGTTCATTTCAAGGTTACGAAAGGAGAACG ATCTCTTTGACAACTACATGCAGCAAGATGCACATGaatttttaaattacttgctAAACACCATTGCAGACATCCTGCAGGAGGAGAAGAAGCAGGAAAAGCAAAATGGGAAACTAAAAAATGGCATCATGAATGAAGCTGAAGAGAACAATAAACAAGAACTCACCTGGGTGCATGAGATTTTTCAGGGAACACTGACTAACGAAACTAGATGTTTGAACTGTGAAACC GTTAGTAGCAAAGATGAGGATTTTCTTGACCTCTCTGTTGACGTGGAGCAGAACACATCTATTACGCACTGTCTAAG agacTTCAGCAACACAGAAACATTATGTAGTGAACAGAAATACTACTGTGAAACTTGCTGCAGTAAACAAGAGGCACAGAAAAG GATGAGAGTAAAAAAGCTGCCAATGATCCTTGCATTGCACCTCAAGAGATTCAAGTACATGGAGCAGTTACACAGGTACACCAAACTCTCTTACCGTGTGGTGTTTCCTCTGGAGCTGCGTCTCTTCAACACATCCAGCGACGCTGTCAACTTGGATCGCATGTATGACTTGGTGGCTGTTGTCGTTCACTGTGGCAG TGGACCTAATCGTGGGCATTATATTACCATTGTGAAAAGTCACGGATTTTGGCTTTTGTTTGATGATGACATTGTAGAG AAAATAGATGCTCAAGCTATTGAAGAATTCTATGGTCTGACCTCTGATATATCAAAAAATTCAGAATCTGGTTATATTTTATTCTATCAGTCAAGAGAGTGA
- the USP46 gene encoding ubiquitin carboxyl-terminal hydrolase 46 isoform X5, whose translation MTVRNIASICNMFGNTCYCNSVLQALYFCRPFRENVLAYKAQQKKKENLLTCLADLFHSIATQKKKVGVIPPKKFISRLRKENDLFDNYMQQDAHEFLNYLLNTIADILQEEKKQEKQNGKLKNGIMNEAEENNKQELTWVHEIFQGTLTNETRCLNCETVSSKDEDFLDLSVDVEQNTSITHCLRDFSNTETLCSEQKYYCETCCSKQEAQKRMRVKKLPMILALHLKRFKYMEQLHRYTKLSYRVVFPLELRLFNTSSDAVNLDRMYDLVAVVVHCGSGPNRGHYITIVKSHGFWLLFDDDIVEKIDAQAIEEFYGLTSDISKNSESGYILFYQSRE comes from the exons ATGACTGTCAGAAACATCGCCTCCATCTGTAATATG TTTGGGAACACCTGCTACTGTAACTCTGTGCTGCAGGCATTGTATTTTTGCCGGCCATTTCGGGAGAATGTGTTGGCATACAAGGCCcagcagaaaaagaaggaaaacctCTTGACATGCCTGGCAGACCTTTTCCACAGTATTGCTACTCAGAAGAAAAAAGTTGGAGTGATTCCACCAAAGAAGTTCATTTCAAGGTTACGAAAGGAGAACG ATCTCTTTGACAACTACATGCAGCAAGATGCACATGaatttttaaattacttgctAAACACCATTGCAGACATCCTGCAGGAGGAGAAGAAGCAGGAAAAGCAAAATGGGAAACTAAAAAATGGCATCATGAATGAAGCTGAAGAGAACAATAAACAAGAACTCACCTGGGTGCATGAGATTTTTCAGGGAACACTGACTAACGAAACTAGATGTTTGAACTGTGAAACC GTTAGTAGCAAAGATGAGGATTTTCTTGACCTCTCTGTTGACGTGGAGCAGAACACATCTATTACGCACTGTCTAAG agacTTCAGCAACACAGAAACATTATGTAGTGAACAGAAATACTACTGTGAAACTTGCTGCAGTAAACAAGAGGCACAGAAAAG GATGAGAGTAAAAAAGCTGCCAATGATCCTTGCATTGCACCTCAAGAGATTCAAGTACATGGAGCAGTTACACAGGTACACCAAACTCTCTTACCGTGTGGTGTTTCCTCTGGAGCTGCGTCTCTTCAACACATCCAGCGACGCTGTCAACTTGGATCGCATGTATGACTTGGTGGCTGTTGTCGTTCACTGTGGCAG TGGACCTAATCGTGGGCATTATATTACCATTGTGAAAAGTCACGGATTTTGGCTTTTGTTTGATGATGACATTGTAGAG AAAATAGATGCTCAAGCTATTGAAGAATTCTATGGTCTGACCTCTGATATATCAAAAAATTCAGAATCTGGTTATATTTTATTCTATCAGTCAAGAGAGTGA